The window GCCGACGAGCGCTGCGCGAGGCTGCGCACTTCGCCTGCCACGACCGCGAAGCCGCGCCCTTCTTCGCCGGCCCGCGCCGCTTCCACGGCCGCATTCAGGGCCAGGATGTTGGTCTGGAACGCGATCCCTTCGATGATCGAGATGATGTCGGCAATCTTCGCCGAACTCTGATTGATATCGCCCATCGTGCCGACCACCTGGCCGACCACCGCGCTGCCCTTGTTGGCGATCTCCGACGCATTGGCCGCGAGCGAACTCGCCTGGCGCGCGTTGTCGGCGTTCTGTTTGACCGTGCCGGTCAGCTGTTCCATGCTCGACGCGGTTTCCTGCAGCGCCGAGGCCTGTTCTTCGGTCCGCGACGACAGGTCGATATTGCCGGCCGCGATCTGGCGAGTGGCGGTCGCGATCGATTCGCTGCCGCTGCGCACCGTACGCACCGTTTCGGTGAGGCTGCGCTGCATCTTCGCGATGCCTTCGAGCAACTGCCCCATCTCATCACGCGACGTGACGATCACCGGGCGGCGCAGATCGCCGCCGGCGATCGCGTCGAAGTGGCCGAGCGCTTCGCCGAGCGGCCGGGCGATCGCGCGGCTGAGCGTCAGGTAGGAGAACGCGGCGGCGACCACGCCGAGCAGCAACGCGCCGATGCTGACGAGGCGGAACGTTTCGAAGCTGCCCTGCGCGGAGTCGTAACCGGCCTTCGCCGACGTGAACTGGTATTTGCGCAGCGCGTCGTCGGCGTTGGCGAGGTCGTTGTAGGTCGCCTGCAGGCGCTGGGCGTTGGCCACGACCTTCGGCTGGTCGCTCGCGGCGATCGTCGCCGAGAAGCCGTCCATGGTCTGGTGCAGCGTATCGCGCTTGCTGACCACGTCCTGCGCGAGCCGGTCTTCGTCGGGGTCGCGCGGCAGGTCCATATACTTTTTCCACCACATGTCGGACGTGGCGCGCATCGAGCGCGCCCGCTCCAGCGTCGGCGCCGCGTCGGGCGTGCCGATCATGAACGCGGCGCGATCGAGCGCGAGGCGTTCACGCGCCGCGAACAGCTCGGCGTTGCCGATATCGACGGCGCTCGGCATGGCGTTAGTGAAGGTGTCCTTGTAGGCGTCGTTCGAACGGCTCATGCCGAACAGACCGAAAACACCGATGGCAACCAGCAGCGCGGCGAGAAAAGCCATCGTAAGGCCAATCCGCGCCTTGATCGTGATGCCTTTGTTCAACATGCTTAATCCTGTACTTAGACGAAATGAGAGGCTGCGTACGCAGCGCGGGGTAGCGTGTGGCGTCTGCGTGTGGCGCTTATTGAGAGAGCGCTCTAATAGTCCCGTTTACGGCATTCCGACTGCATACTTGAAGGATTTATATAGTATGAAGAAAGCAGATGAAAGGAATTGGAAGGAATTACAAGAAGCTGACAGCGGCCAGCGTGTCACGGCGTGACGGAGGGAATGCAGAACACGTGAAGGTGTGTCGCTGTGGAGAAATAGGCGGGTTTTGAGCGTGCGGTGAAGGTTGAGCGGCTGACGCCGCCCTCGCTCCGATGCCTGAAGTGGCGCTATCGCCAATGCCGACGCTAACGCCGGCTCAGCCTCAGGCCGCCAGATCGCGCGTGGCCGCGCCGGCCCACGTCGCCGTGGATTCGCGCACGATCAGCCGTGGCGACACCACGCGCCGGCGGCCCGGCGCGCGCGGATTGCCCGCCGAGGTCCCGGCAATGCGTTCGATCAGCGTCTGCGCGGCCATATCGCCGAGCGCGCGCACCGACTGCCCGACCGTCGACAGCGCCGGGTAGGTGAAACGTCCCAACTCGATATCGTCGAAGCCGATGATCGAGCAATCGCGCGGCACGCTGATATTGCGCTCCGCCGCGGCGCGCAACGCGCCGATGCCCATCATGTCGTTACCCGCGAAAATCGCCGACGGCCGGACGGTATCGAACAGTTGCCCAGCCGCGCGATGACCGCCGGTGCCCGAAAAATCGCTCTCGACGATCGCATCGGGCGGAATTTCGATGCCCCGCTCCGTCATCGCGCGGATGAAGCCGTGCACCCGCATCGCGCTGACGGCCGTCTGCACCGGCCCGGTGATACAACCGATCCGCACGTGCCCCAGTTCCAGCAAATGACGGGTGGCCAGATACGCGCCCTTCTCATGGTCGATCTGCACCAGATCGGCGTTCAGACCTTCGATATTGCGGTCCACGATCACCAGCGGCTCGTGCGAGTCGGCTAGCGTCTGCGCGAGCACGGCGTCGTCGCCGGCCGACGCGACGATCAGCCCGTCGATGCGCTTCTCCTGCAGCACGCGCAGATAGTTACGCTGCTTGGCCGGATCGTCGTCGGAATTGCAGAAGAACAGGCAGTAGCCGTTGCGCGAGCAACCGTCTTCGATACCGCGGGCCATTTCCGCGAAATATGGGTTCGTGCTGTTCGGCACCACCAGTCCGATCGTCGCCGTGGCGCGCGCCTTCAGCGAACGGGCCACGGCCGACGGAACATAGTGAAGCTGACGGATCGCGTGTTCGACCTTCGCGCGCACGTCGGCCGACACCGGGCGCGAGTTGTTCACCACGTGCGATACCGTCGTGAAAGACACGCCCGCCACAGCCGCTACATCCTTGATCGTCGCCATAACCTGTTGCTCTCCTGCCTGTAGTTCCCGCGGTCGTTCCCGCCGTCCACGCCGCCTCGCGGCCCACCGGACGTCCTCATCGAAGACCGACCCAACCTATGAAAACCGCTGCCTGACCGCTCATGACACATCGGCTGTCCGGCTCACGCCGCAGCGTCAGCCCATCCGACTCCTGCAATTCACGCCCGCTTGCGGCGGCTGCGGTAGGTATCCAGCACCACCGCCACCACGATCACCGCGCCGGTGATCATCCGCTTGGTCGGCTCGTTCGCGCCGATCTGCGCGAGACCGGCCGCCAGCACCGAAATGATCAACACGCCGAAAAAGGTGCTGATCACCGAGCCGCGTCCGCCCATCAAACTCGTGCCGCCGATCACCACCGCCGCGATCACCTGCAACTCCACGCCGACGCCCGCGTTCGGGTCGGCCGCTTCCAGACGCGAAATCTGGAACAGCGCGGCGAGCCCCGCGAGCGCGCCCATCAGCGCGAACACGATGACCTTGTAGGGCCGCGGATTGACGCCCGCGAGCCGCACCGCTTCCTCATTCGTGCCGATGCCGACCAGATAGCGGCCGAACACCGTGCGCGTGAGCACCAGTTGCGCGACGATCATCACCGCCACCGCGATCAGGAAGGCCGGCGAAATGCCGAGCGCGATCGGGTTCGACAGAAAATCGAACGCGTCGCCGATATACGCGGTGCGCGAGTTCGTCATCTGGTACGCCATGCCGCGCGCTGCTTCGAGCACACCGAGCGACACGATGAACGACGGAATCCGCCAGCCCACCGTCACCGCGCCGGTGATCGTGCCGGTCAGCGCGGCCGCGGCCACGCCGAGCAACGCCGACGGAAACGGCCCCCAGCCCCACTTCAACGCCGCCACGCTCACCACCGACGCGCCCAGCGCCAGCACCGAGCCGACCGACAGATCGATCCCGGCGATGATCAGCACGAAGGTCATGCCCACCGACATCACCACCAGATCCGGAATCTGGTTGGCGATCGTGCTGAAGGTGTCGTACGTGAAGAAGTGCGAACTCAGTACGGAAAACAGCGCAATCATGGCCAGCAACGCGCCGGCCAGACCCAGATAGTTCGACAGGCCCAGCCGCGTACCGGCCGGTTTGCCGCTCGCGAGCGGCGCCGACGGATCGGCCGGCGGCGTCACGTTCGCCGTGCCCTGGCTGCCTTGCTGGCCGCCGCCCTTCTTGTCCGGCAACGATTGATCGTTCATGAGCCACTCCCTGCCTGGTGGGTATCGGGGGCGTGCAGCAACGCTTCGCGGCTGCGGTAGCCGGCAAATGCCGCGGCCAGCAACGCATCCTGCGACCAGCTATCGCGCTCGAACACCCCCGTCATGCTGCCCGCGGACATCACGCCGATCCGGTCGCAGATCAGCATCAGCTCACGCAGGTCGCTCGACACCACGACGAGCGCGCGCCCTTCCCGCGCCAGCGCGCCCATCAAGCCATAAATATCGAACTTCGCGCCGACGTCGATGCCGCGCGTGGGTTCGTCGAATAACAGCACGCGGCAATCGCGCGCCAGCCAGCGGCCGATCACGACCTTCTGCTGATTGCCGCCCGAC is drawn from Burkholderia sp. 9120 and contains these coding sequences:
- a CDS encoding methyl-accepting chemotaxis protein; the protein is MLNKGITIKARIGLTMAFLAALLVAIGVFGLFGMSRSNDAYKDTFTNAMPSAVDIGNAELFAARERLALDRAAFMIGTPDAAPTLERARSMRATSDMWWKKYMDLPRDPDEDRLAQDVVSKRDTLHQTMDGFSATIAASDQPKVVANAQRLQATYNDLANADDALRKYQFTSAKAGYDSAQGSFETFRLVSIGALLLGVVAAAFSYLTLSRAIARPLGEALGHFDAIAGGDLRRPVIVTSRDEMGQLLEGIAKMQRSLTETVRTVRSGSESIATATRQIAAGNIDLSSRTEEQASALQETASSMEQLTGTVKQNADNARQASSLAANASEIANKGSAVVGQVVGTMGDINQSSAKIADIISIIEGIAFQTNILALNAAVEAARAGEEGRGFAVVAGEVRSLAQRSSAAAKEIKELIDTSVERVQSGSALVDEAGRTMTEIISAVQRVTDIMGEIAAASEEQSSGIDQVARAVTQMDEVTQQNAALVEEAAAAASSLEDQAGKLRTAVSVFQVDEGGYKAPVSAPKRMSAPVRSTAARKTSRPAAASHSTSHSTSQSAAPAAAQQPAHAAPQAATAPKAPAAAPARAPAKAMTTASAGSDQDWETF
- a CDS encoding LacI family DNA-binding transcriptional regulator; translated protein: MATIKDVAAVAGVSFTTVSHVVNNSRPVSADVRAKVEHAIRQLHYVPSAVARSLKARATATIGLVVPNSTNPYFAEMARGIEDGCSRNGYCLFFCNSDDDPAKQRNYLRVLQEKRIDGLIVASAGDDAVLAQTLADSHEPLVIVDRNIEGLNADLVQIDHEKGAYLATRHLLELGHVRIGCITGPVQTAVSAMRVHGFIRAMTERGIEIPPDAIVESDFSGTGGHRAAGQLFDTVRPSAIFAGNDMMGIGALRAAAERNISVPRDCSIIGFDDIELGRFTYPALSTVGQSVRALGDMAAQTLIERIAGTSAGNPRAPGRRRVVSPRLIVRESTATWAGAATRDLAA
- a CDS encoding ABC transporter permease, which encodes MNDQSLPDKKGGGQQGSQGTANVTPPADPSAPLASGKPAGTRLGLSNYLGLAGALLAMIALFSVLSSHFFTYDTFSTIANQIPDLVVMSVGMTFVLIIAGIDLSVGSVLALGASVVSVAALKWGWGPFPSALLGVAAAALTGTITGAVTVGWRIPSFIVSLGVLEAARGMAYQMTNSRTAYIGDAFDFLSNPIALGISPAFLIAVAVMIVAQLVLTRTVFGRYLVGIGTNEEAVRLAGVNPRPYKVIVFALMGALAGLAALFQISRLEAADPNAGVGVELQVIAAVVIGGTSLMGGRGSVISTFFGVLIISVLAAGLAQIGANEPTKRMITGAVIVVAVVLDTYRSRRKRA